One genomic region from Kamptonema formosum PCC 6407 encodes:
- a CDS encoding ArsC/Spx/MgsR family protein: MATVIFYEKPGCKNNTKQKALLQAAGHTIEAHNLLTTAWTIETLRPFFGDLPVVEWFNYTAPRIKSGEILPDELNTEKALNLMINDPLLIRRPLMQVGDRREVGFEQDKIASWISLEAADASGQIVRDRLIQEDLQTCPNSHQPHSIACKVAEC; encoded by the coding sequence ATGGCTACTGTTATTTTCTACGAAAAACCAGGATGCAAAAATAACACAAAGCAAAAAGCTTTGTTGCAAGCAGCAGGACATACCATTGAAGCTCATAATTTGCTGACTACCGCCTGGACAATAGAAACTCTACGCCCATTTTTTGGGGATTTACCAGTTGTAGAATGGTTTAATTATACCGCACCTCGAATTAAATCAGGGGAGATACTTCCCGACGAATTGAATACAGAAAAGGCTTTGAATCTGATGATTAATGACCCTCTGTTGATTCGTCGTCCGCTTATGCAAGTTGGCGATCGCCGGGAAGTAGGTTTTGAGCAAGATAAAATTGCTAGCTGGATTAGTTTAGAAGCCGCAGATGCCTCTGGGCAAATTGTTCGAGATCGATTGATTCAGGAAGATTTACAAACTTGTCCTAATAGCCATCAGCCCCATTCTATTGCTTGTAAGGTTGCCGAATGCTAA
- the nblR gene encoding response regulator transcription factor NblR: protein MRALTLDRNPCVLLVETDEALAQQVSLDLKSSGYEPVVATDIAGGQHLAAELQPALIVIDRMLPGEAGLTLCNHLRNTGNRVPVLLLMARDTVEDRVACLECGADDYFLKPYRTEEFLQLVRLYLQPDTTEVEELRFGELVLDLSTRRAFRNGRGIDLTMKEYELLKYLMEHSREVLTREQILENVWGYDFLGESNVIEVYIRYLRLKIEDEGEKRLIQTVRGVGYVLRES, encoded by the coding sequence ATGAGAGCACTCACCCTTGACCGCAATCCCTGTGTCCTATTGGTTGAAACGGACGAAGCTCTAGCTCAGCAGGTCAGTCTAGACTTGAAATCATCTGGCTATGAGCCTGTGGTGGCGACGGATATCGCTGGTGGTCAACATCTGGCCGCTGAGCTCCAACCTGCTTTGATTGTAATCGATCGGATGCTGCCGGGAGAAGCTGGACTGACTCTGTGTAACCATCTTAGAAATACTGGTAATAGAGTCCCCGTACTTTTGTTAATGGCTCGTGATACGGTTGAAGATCGGGTGGCGTGTTTAGAATGTGGAGCTGATGACTATTTTCTTAAGCCTTATCGAACGGAAGAATTTTTGCAGTTAGTACGTCTTTATTTGCAGCCTGATACAACTGAAGTTGAAGAATTAAGGTTTGGTGAGTTGGTGTTAGATTTGTCTACAAGGCGAGCTTTTCGTAATGGTCGGGGCATCGACTTGACAATGAAGGAATATGAGTTACTTAAATATTTAATGGAACATTCTCGCGAAGTGCTGACTCGCGAACAAATTCTGGAAAACGTTTGGGGTTACGATTTTTTGGGCGAGTCAAATGTAATTGAAGTTTATATTCGCTATTTACGTCTGAAAATTGAAGATGAAGGAGAAAAACGTTTGATTCAAACTGTACGTGGTGTGGGCTACGTTCTTCGAGAATCTTAA
- a CDS encoding DUF192 domain-containing protein — MKYPIELLALGFSLLLISCSSVDASSTLAKSSTSPTPQETNLGQMLPITAKANIAGSMINLEVTNTPEEQAMGLMYRTSLADDRGMLFSFNPPRRVAFWMKNCKISLDMIFLRDGVVRAIARNSPPCTAEPCPTYDSTTSVDRVIELRGGRAAELGVKVGDRIAIQFLGSNSPTKPTP, encoded by the coding sequence ATGAAATATCCGATCGAATTGCTTGCTCTGGGTTTCAGCTTATTATTAATCTCTTGTTCGTCCGTAGATGCTTCGAGTACCCTGGCGAAAAGTTCCACGTCTCCAACTCCACAGGAGACAAATTTGGGTCAAATGCTCCCAATTACTGCCAAGGCTAATATAGCTGGTTCTATGATTAACCTGGAAGTAACTAACACTCCTGAAGAGCAGGCTATGGGTCTAATGTACAGGACTTCTTTAGCCGACGATCGCGGGATGCTGTTCTCATTTAATCCGCCGCGACGAGTTGCTTTTTGGATGAAAAATTGCAAGATATCGCTGGATATGATTTTCCTACGAGATGGGGTGGTAAGAGCGATCGCCCGTAATTCGCCTCCCTGTACTGCTGAACCCTGTCCCACCTATGATTCCACAACCTCTGTCGATCGCGTGATTGAACTTCGGGGGGGTCGCGCTGCTGAACTCGGCGTTAAAGTCGGCGATCGCATTGCTATCCAGTTTTTGGGCTCTAATTCCCCCACCAAGCCCACCCCTTAA
- a CDS encoding DUF2949 domain-containing protein: protein MAPATYTRLIRFLQEDLAISPASIAVAERAGSPQCRNNEQDPHSLPMVLWQYGLVTLEQLDKIFDWLARA from the coding sequence ATGGCACCCGCTACATATACTCGATTAATTCGTTTTTTACAAGAAGATTTAGCTATTTCTCCTGCTTCTATTGCTGTCGCCGAACGCGCTGGTAGCCCTCAGTGTAGGAATAACGAGCAAGATCCTCACTCTCTGCCAATGGTTCTCTGGCAGTACGGTTTGGTGACACTAGAACAGTTAGATAAAATCTTTGATTGGCTAGCAAGAGCTTAA